The Bacteroidia bacterium genomic interval AATCCCATCGCTTCCGGTTCCAATAAACAAGAGCAGGTATGCGAGATAGATCCTCATACTTTTCTGATTGGCATGATGAAGAGACTCAGCACAATTAAGATTACCGAGAAAAAGAGAAATACCTGATAACGGTTGTTCTCAATTTGTCCGGTACGAGCCTCTATCGGGGAAGAACTCAATCGGTATATCTGTTCTTCCAATCCACTTAAGTTATCTTCAGAAGCACTCAGCTTCACATATTCTGTATCAAATTCTCTTGCGATGGTGAGCAGGTCATCATCGATCAAACGAGAGATTACGGTTGTACCTTCCTCATTTCTTTTGTAGCCATTTTTCTTGGGATCTGATTCCGGTACGGGAGCTCCTTCATAACTTCCTATGCCTACGGTGAAGACATGAATCTGTGCATCTTTTAGTCTTTCTATTACTGAGGCATAGGTATCACCAAAATCTTCTCCATCTGAAATGAGTATGATGGATCGACTGATATTCCGTTCTGTAGTATCTGATTTGGAGAAACGATCCATGGCCATAGCTAATGCAGAGCGGAACTGTGTACCCGTCTGAGCATATTGATAGGTCTCGGCCATATCCAGGAAGGTCAGAAAAGCTTCATGGTCCAGGGTGAGGGGACATTGGACGTAGGCATTTTCGGTAAAAAGGATCAGGCCAATCTTATCTCCTTCCAGTTTGGTGGTGAGCTGCCTGAGTTCTCTTTTGACTCGTTTTAGTCTACTCGGGCGAATGTCCTCTGCATTCATACTGGCCGAAACATCCAAGAGTACATAAAACTCTCTGGCCAGGGCATTCATGCGTTCCTGTTTAGAACCCCAGAAAGGTCCCAGCAAACCCACAAATAGCAAACAAAAGCCTCCTGATCTCAGGAAGAATTTCGTCATGGGTTGGCTTCGGGCATATTGGTCCTCGCTAAACCAGGATTTGGTTATGTATCCAACCCTTCTGTACACAAGGTAAATGATTCCGATACTGGCCGGAAGGCCCAATGCCCATATCCAATATTCGGGATAAACTACTTGCAATATCTTGTCGCTTGTCTAAGTGCCTTTGTTTCTGGCTTCTAAATTGCAAAATAGCTGCCTTAAAAGCATTTTTTTTCAGCTTAAGTGCTTTCTTTTCATCCTAAAACGATGGATAGTCTTTACTATTGGCTTTTGGGGTCGAGGAAATCGCGGAGTTTTTCCCCGATAATATTAAAAGCAAAGACACAGAGAAAGATGCTGATGCCGGGAAAAAGGGCGATCCACCAATGTTGCCTGACCAATTTACCTTCCGTAAGCATTCCTCCCCAACTATTCTGACTATCCTCTATCAAAGCCAGGAAGGAAAGGGTTGCCTCTGCTAAAATTGCTGAGCCCAGTCCAAAAGCTAACATGGGCCAGACACTGGCCAAAGAATTAGGAAGCACATGCCTGAACAAAATTTGTAAAGGCTTTAGTCCCAAAGCTTTTCCTGCCTGGATAAACTCCCTTTCACTTACACTCATCATTTCGCCTCTCACTACCCGCGCGATTCCCATCCAGGAGACCAGAGCTATGATCAACATGACAAACCAGATATTTTGACTATCGAAAAAGGCCGCCAGGCTAAGGATCAGTAGGAGAGGAGGTAAAGACTGAATCAATTCCATAAAGCGGCTGATAAAGCTATCCAGTTTTAGTGGAATCCTTTCTTGTAAATACTTTCCCCAATACATCCGCTTTCCCAATTGAAAAAACGCGACTATAAAGAGGCCGAAAATCAAGAGACTTAGGCAGGTTTCCCAGATCAAACTTGCCGCTCCCTCTGCGGTTTGAAAATTGAATCTCCGCACATAAAAGGCATAGAAGCCGCCCAATATAAAAGCAGGGATGAGGAGGTATAGACTAGCTCTTTTTAACAATAATTTATGGTCCTGGAAATATCCGGCAAAGCTTCCAAACAGGATTCCGATGATCCCAGCGAGCAACATCGTAAAGATCCCTACACTAAGAGCTCTCCTGCTGCCGCGAATGATAACCGCCAGAATATCCAGCCCATTTCTGCCTGTTCCCAGCCAGTGTCTTTCTCGCATGGGGATACTTTCTCCTGAATAAGTCTTCTGCTCACCAAAAGGAGAGATCGTGCGATGATCCATATCTATCCCCTTTCCATAAGGAATCAGCGGCCAAATGACAGACTCCAGATCTAACTCGCGCCAGTTTTGCTGCTCTGAGCTTTGCAGAACTCCATCGATCATGATTTTTTCCTGAAAAGCCGGGAAGTAACTCTTTCCTTTATATGTGCAATAAATAGGGGAGGAGCTTGCGAGAAAATTGCTGAAGATACCAAAGCATACAAATACGCCCAGTGTAATAAGGGCAAAGCGCATGGCCCAACCAGCTTTCCAGCCTTCTTTCAGAAAAGATCGATATGTAATTTCCGTTTTCGGGATAGCTTAGGATTCGTTAAGGTTTATTCTTGGATCTGCTTTGTAGGTCAGGATATCGGATATTAAATAGCCCAGGAGGGTCAGGAAACCGAGAATGGAGAAAACCGCCAGAATGACCGGTGTATTGTTCAGGGCAACAGCTGTATATATATAAGTTCCCAAACCGGGAATATTGAAAATCTCTTCAATAATGACTGAACCACTAAATAAAGCCGGAAGCACATAGACAGACAGGCTGATCATAGGTAGGAGGGCATTTCGCATCCCATGTTTCCAGACAACCTG includes:
- a CDS encoding VWA domain-containing protein; the protein is MQVVYPEYWIWALGLPASIGIIYLVYRRVGYITKSWFSEDQYARSQPMTKFFLRSGGFCLLFVGLLGPFWGSKQERMNALAREFYVLLDVSASMNAEDIRPSRLKRVKRELRQLTTKLEGDKIGLILFTENAYVQCPLTLDHEAFLTFLDMAETYQYAQTGTQFRSALAMAMDRFSKSDTTERNISRSIILISDGEDFGDTYASVIERLKDAQIHVFTVGIGSYEGAPVPESDPKKNGYKRNEEGTTVISRLIDDDLLTIAREFDTEYVKLSASEDNLSGLEEQIYRLSSSPIEARTGQIENNRYQVFLFFSVILIVLSLFIMPIRKV
- a CDS encoding ABC transporter permease; protein product: MRFALITLGVFVCFGIFSNFLASSSPIYCTYKGKSYFPAFQEKIMIDGVLQSSEQQNWRELDLESVIWPLIPYGKGIDMDHRTISPFGEQKTYSGESIPMRERHWLGTGRNGLDILAVIIRGSRRALSVGIFTMLLAGIIGILFGSFAGYFQDHKLLLKRASLYLLIPAFILGGFYAFYVRRFNFQTAEGAASLIWETCLSLLIFGLFIVAFFQLGKRMYWGKYLQERIPLKLDSFISRFMELIQSLPPLLLILSLAAFFDSQNIWFVMLIIALVSWMGIARVVRGEMMSVSEREFIQAGKALGLKPLQILFRHVLPNSLASVWPMLAFGLGSAILAEATLSFLALIEDSQNSWGGMLTEGKLVRQHWWIALFPGISIFLCVFAFNIIGEKLRDFLDPKSQ